A genome region from Archaeoglobus fulgidus DSM 4304 includes the following:
- a CDS encoding fumarylacetoacetate hydrolase family protein, with translation MRLVTFERLGEERIGFVQGEKVFDLTLCYASLLRKEGVAVAMRVAQALMPPDMLGFLEGEERALEEAERVREFVEEKEGEVEGPNGERAVWPLSEVKLKAPLKPKLMVDFSTFEEHVRMGFEKLGMSIPQEWYQVPVGYKMNPYSVIGPEEPVIWPSFTQILDYELEFGIVVGKRGKNVSKEDAMDYVLGYTIVNDISARDMEFIELKAMPLGPLKSKDFDNATPMGPCIVTKDEIKDPHNLKMVARVNGEVWSEASTKDMHWKIPDLIAHLSKDQTIHPGTVMLSGTPGGGCGMHVGKLLKPGDVVELEIEGIGVLRNPIVKT, from the coding sequence ATGAGGCTCGTAACCTTTGAAAGGCTGGGAGAGGAGAGGATTGGTTTCGTGCAAGGTGAGAAGGTTTTCGATTTGACTCTATGCTATGCATCTCTGCTAAGGAAAGAAGGTGTGGCGGTTGCAATGAGAGTTGCTCAAGCTTTAATGCCACCAGACATGCTCGGCTTTCTTGAGGGGGAAGAGAGAGCTCTTGAGGAGGCAGAGAGAGTAAGGGAGTTTGTTGAGGAAAAGGAGGGAGAGGTTGAGGGGCCGAATGGAGAGAGGGCTGTATGGCCTCTCAGCGAGGTGAAGCTGAAAGCTCCCCTTAAGCCCAAACTGATGGTGGACTTCTCAACCTTCGAGGAGCACGTGAGAATGGGCTTTGAAAAGCTCGGCATGAGCATACCGCAGGAGTGGTATCAGGTTCCAGTTGGATACAAAATGAACCCCTACTCCGTAATTGGCCCTGAGGAGCCTGTTATATGGCCGAGCTTCACGCAAATTCTCGACTACGAGCTTGAGTTTGGAATTGTTGTGGGGAAGAGGGGGAAGAACGTATCGAAGGAGGATGCGATGGATTACGTTCTGGGCTACACAATCGTCAACGACATCAGTGCGAGGGACATGGAGTTCATTGAGCTAAAAGCCATGCCCCTCGGGCCGTTAAAGAGCAAGGATTTTGACAACGCAACACCAATGGGGCCTTGCATAGTGACGAAGGATGAAATCAAGGATCCCCACAACCTGAAGATGGTGGCGAGAGTTAATGGAGAGGTCTGGAGCGAGGCCAGCACGAAGGACATGCACTGGAAGATTCCCGACCTGATTGCCCATCTCTCCAAAGACCAAACAATCCACCCCGGCACCGTAATGCTCTCAGGCACTCCCGGCGGGGGATGCGGGATGCACGTTGGAAAGCTCCTCAAGCCGGGAGACGTGGTGGAGCTTGAGATTGAGGGAATTGGGGTGCTGAGAAATCCGATAGTAAAAACCTAA
- a CDS encoding ATP-binding cassette domain-containing protein produces MFLKVRAEKRLGNFRLNVDFEMGRDYCVLLGPTGAGKSVFLELIAGIVKPDRGEVRLNGADITPLPPERRGIGFVPQDYALFPHLSVYRNIAYGLRNVERVERDRRVREMAEKLGIAHLLDRKPARLSGGERQRVALARALVIQPRLLLLDEPLSAVDLKTKGVLMEELRFVQREFDVPILHVTHDLIEAAMLADEVAVMLNGRIVEKGKLKELFSAKNGEVAEFLSARNLLLKVSKILD; encoded by the coding sequence ATGTTTCTGAAGGTCAGGGCTGAGAAAAGGCTGGGGAACTTCAGGCTTAACGTGGACTTTGAGATGGGCAGAGACTACTGCGTGCTGCTCGGCCCGACTGGTGCTGGAAAGAGCGTTTTTCTCGAACTTATTGCCGGGATTGTAAAGCCTGACAGGGGAGAGGTGAGGTTAAACGGTGCTGACATCACTCCGCTTCCTCCAGAGAGGAGAGGAATCGGCTTTGTTCCCCAAGACTACGCCCTCTTCCCCCACCTCAGCGTTTACAGGAACATCGCCTACGGCCTCAGAAATGTTGAGAGGGTTGAGAGAGACAGGAGAGTCAGGGAGATGGCGGAAAAGCTCGGCATAGCCCACTTACTTGACAGAAAACCTGCAAGGCTCAGCGGTGGGGAAAGACAGAGGGTGGCGCTGGCAAGAGCCCTTGTAATCCAGCCAAGGCTCCTTCTGCTTGACGAGCCGCTCTCTGCTGTTGATCTAAAAACGAAGGGGGTGTTGATGGAGGAGCTGAGGTTTGTGCAGAGGGAGTTTGATGTTCCGATATTGCATGTAACTCACGATCTTATTGAAGCTGCGATGCTTGCGGATGAGGTGGCGGTGATGCTCAACGGAAGAATAGTGGAAAAGGGGAAGCTCAAGGAGCTTTTCAGCGCAAAGAATGGGGAGGTTGCAGAGTTTCTCTCTGCGAGAAATCTTCTGCTGAAGGTCTCGAAAATACTCGATTAG
- the wtpB gene encoding tungstate ABC transporter permease WtpB, producing the protein MRLLFSALLALLSSIILLFVLLPVAATVTLQLFNFDEFLKAASDPAVWKVVLTTYYAALISTLIAVIFGTPLAYILARKSFPGKSVVEGIVDLPVVIPHTVAGIALLVVFGSSGLIGSFSPLKFVDALPGIVVAMLFVSVPIYINQAKEGFASVDVRLEHVARTLGSSPLRVFFTVSLPLSVRHIVAGAIMSWARGISEFGAVVVIAYYPMIAPTLIYERYLSEGLSAAMPVAAILILLSLAVFVALRIIVGREDVSEGQG; encoded by the coding sequence ATGAGGCTGCTTTTCTCAGCCCTTCTGGCCCTTCTTTCTTCAATAATCCTCCTTTTCGTACTGCTGCCAGTTGCTGCCACCGTTACTCTCCAGCTCTTCAACTTTGACGAATTTTTGAAAGCTGCATCAGACCCGGCAGTTTGGAAAGTCGTCCTCACAACCTACTACGCAGCTTTGATTTCCACTCTAATCGCAGTAATTTTTGGCACACCGCTCGCCTACATTCTCGCAAGGAAGAGCTTTCCGGGAAAAAGCGTTGTGGAGGGGATTGTTGATTTGCCCGTAGTTATTCCCCACACCGTGGCCGGAATAGCCCTGCTTGTCGTTTTTGGGTCCAGCGGGCTGATTGGAAGCTTCTCCCCTCTCAAATTCGTCGATGCTCTTCCGGGAATCGTTGTTGCAATGCTGTTCGTATCCGTGCCAATTTACATAAATCAGGCAAAGGAAGGCTTTGCCAGCGTTGACGTCAGGCTTGAGCACGTTGCAAGGACTCTTGGCTCCTCTCCGCTTAGGGTTTTCTTCACTGTCAGCCTCCCCCTCTCCGTAAGGCATATTGTGGCAGGGGCAATAATGTCGTGGGCGAGGGGAATAAGCGAGTTTGGGGCTGTGGTGGTTATAGCATACTATCCCATGATTGCTCCGACGCTGATTTACGAGCGCTACCTTTCTGAGGGCTTGTCGGCAGCCATGCCGGTTGCAGCAATCCTGATACTGCTCAGTTTGGCAGTTTTTGTGGCCTTAAGAATTATTGTGGGGAGAGAAGATGTTTCTGAAGGTCAGGGCTGA
- the wtpA gene encoding tungstate ABC transporter substrate-binding protein WtpA, with translation MHIGGGVVKIRILILLMLALFLLGCSSNVNTNVKLKVFHAGSLTEPMKAFKRAFEEKHPNVEVQTEAAGSAATIRKVTELGRKADVIATADYTLIQKMMYPEFANWTIMFAKNQIVLAYRNDSRYADEINSQNWYEILKRPDVRFGFSNPNDDPCGYRSLMAIQLAELYYNDPTIFDELVAKNSNLRFSEDNGSYVLRMPSSERIEINKSKIMIRSMEMELIHLVESGELDYFFIYKSVAKQHGFNFVELPVEIDLSSPDYAELYSKVKVVLANGKEVTGKPIVYGITIPKNAENRELAVEFVKLVISEEGQEILRELGQEPLVPPRADTAVPSLKAMVEVS, from the coding sequence ATGCATATCGGAGGTGGCGTTGTGAAAATCAGAATCTTGATTCTTCTGATGCTGGCGCTGTTTCTGCTTGGATGCTCCTCCAACGTAAACACGAATGTAAAGCTGAAGGTCTTTCATGCAGGAAGCCTGACAGAGCCGATGAAGGCTTTCAAGCGAGCTTTTGAGGAGAAGCATCCGAACGTAGAGGTGCAGACTGAGGCTGCAGGAAGTGCTGCGACGATCAGAAAGGTTACTGAGCTTGGAAGGAAGGCTGATGTGATTGCAACGGCTGACTACACCTTAATCCAAAAAATGATGTACCCGGAATTTGCAAACTGGACGATAATGTTCGCCAAAAATCAGATTGTTCTGGCCTACAGGAACGACAGCAGGTATGCTGACGAAATCAACTCGCAAAACTGGTATGAAATCCTGAAAAGGCCCGACGTGAGATTTGGCTTCTCCAACCCCAACGACGACCCTTGCGGGTACCGCTCGCTTATGGCAATCCAGCTTGCGGAGCTTTACTACAACGACCCAACCATCTTCGACGAACTTGTTGCGAAAAACTCCAACCTGCGCTTTAGCGAGGATAATGGCAGCTACGTTCTCAGAATGCCCTCATCTGAAAGAATAGAGATTAACAAGAGCAAGATAATGATTAGAAGCATGGAGATGGAGCTGATACACCTCGTTGAGAGCGGAGAATTAGACTACTTCTTCATTTACAAGAGCGTGGCCAAGCAGCACGGCTTTAATTTCGTTGAGCTCCCTGTTGAAATTGACCTAAGCAGCCCCGATTATGCCGAACTATACAGCAAGGTTAAAGTTGTTCTTGCAAACGGCAAAGAGGTGACAGGCAAGCCAATCGTTTACGGCATCACCATCCCGAAAAATGCTGAAAACAGGGAGCTTGCTGTGGAGTTTGTGAAGCTCGTAATAAGCGAGGAGGGGCAGGAAATTCTAAGAGAGCTCGGGCAGGAGCCGCTTGTCCCACCAAGGGCCGACACAGCAGTTCCAAGCCTGAAAGCAATGGTGGAGGTATCATGA
- a CDS encoding DUF3368 domain-containing protein codes for MVLVDNTVLSNFAKVGRVDLLSKAFEKLFVTEQVKEEFEFGVKRGVLPALPRNFEILRLEEYELDIYNSLRTNLGKGEASCLAIAKNRKIPLLTDDFDARKVANILGVPVSGTVGVLARCVEKNLISKDEGNQILKEMIAKGFYSPISDLDEIL; via the coding sequence ATGGTTTTAGTCGATAATACCGTTCTTTCGAACTTTGCAAAAGTCGGTAGAGTCGACCTTCTCAGTAAAGCCTTCGAAAAACTATTTGTGACCGAGCAGGTTAAGGAAGAGTTTGAGTTTGGTGTTAAACGAGGCGTGTTACCAGCTTTGCCCCGCAATTTTGAAATTCTGAGGCTTGAGGAGTATGAGTTGGATATTTACAACTCTCTGAGAACAAATCTGGGGAAGGGAGAAGCTTCTTGCTTGGCTATTGCAAAAAATCGAAAAATACCTCTCCTTACAGACGACTTCGATGCCAGAAAGGTTGCCAACATTTTAGGTGTTCCAGTTTCAGGTACTGTCGGCGTGCTGGCTCGATGCGTTGAAAAGAACCTGATTTCAAAAGATGAAGGAAATCAAATCCTTAAAGAAATGATAGCAAAAGGCTTTTACTCTCCGATTTCGGATTTGGACGAGATTCTGTAA
- a CDS encoding UPF0175 family protein translates to MNAIWIVKGIENVVKSNPKRLEELLANLRRDKELFEEIVISAYVEGLISLSKASELLEITRDEMAEILRKRGVPLRNLNKDDLVAEVEAIKWF, encoded by the coding sequence ATGAACGCCATCTGGATTGTAAAAGGAATAGAAAATGTTGTTAAATCAAATCCGAAGAGACTCGAAGAGCTTCTTGCCAATCTCAGGAGAGATAAGGAGTTGTTCGAAGAAATTGTTATCTCCGCCTACGTTGAGGGGCTGATTAGCCTGTCCAAGGCTTCTGAATTGCTTGAAATTACGCGAGATGAAATGGCTGAGATTCTTAGAAAGAGGGGAGTGCCTCTAAGAAATTTGAACAAAGATGACCTGGTCGCCGAAGTAGAGGCGATCAAATGGTTTTAG
- a CDS encoding helix-turn-helix transcriptional regulator, whose amino-acid sequence MAGLDELRNLSATKMRLLKLLKEWKDLSEISCEIGLRKQSLIPHLKFLNTFGLIEKNGRHYRTTKVGELFLEKFSEFARFLNVIGSCGKFLSEHDISPIPANLLNRVGMLYGAKIYTKKNPYEFLPEWLDIVKNSGRIQGLSSVYHPAFPHLFLELSAERDVKLTLTEEVLRQKSLWDWSVDFSFMGW is encoded by the coding sequence ATGGCAGGACTGGACGAGCTCAGGAACCTGTCAGCGACGAAAATGAGGCTGCTTAAACTTCTGAAAGAATGGAAAGACCTTTCAGAAATTTCCTGCGAAATTGGGCTGAGAAAGCAGAGTTTAATTCCGCACTTAAAATTCCTGAACACCTTTGGACTTATTGAAAAAAATGGTAGGCATTACAGGACAACAAAAGTCGGTGAGCTTTTTCTTGAAAAGTTTTCTGAGTTTGCCAGATTTCTCAATGTTATTGGAAGCTGCGGAAAATTCCTGAGTGAGCACGATATTTCACCCATCCCTGCAAACCTGCTCAACAGAGTTGGAATGCTTTATGGAGCAAAGATTTACACCAAGAAAAACCCTTACGAGTTCCTTCCAGAGTGGCTCGACATCGTCAAAAATTCCGGGCGAATTCAAGGCCTCTCTTCAGTCTATCACCCTGCCTTTCCCCATTTGTTTTTGGAACTCTCAGCAGAGAGGGATGTGAAGCTGACTTTAACTGAGGAGGTACTACGACAAAAAAGCCTATGGGATTGGAGTGTAGATTTTAGTTTCATGGGGTGGTGA
- a CDS encoding pyruvate kinase alpha/beta domain-containing protein: MEKKIVYFNKPGRENTEETLRLAVERAKELGIKHLVVASSYGDTAMKALEMAEGLEVVVVTYHTGFVREGENTMPPEVEEELRKRGAKIVRQSHILSGLERSISRKLGGVSRTEAIAEALRSLFGHGLKVCVEITIMAADSGAIPIEEVVAVGGRSRGADTAVVIRPAHMNNFFDAEIKEIICMPRNKR; encoded by the coding sequence ATGGAGAAGAAGATTGTCTACTTCAACAAACCCGGAAGGGAGAACACCGAGGAAACTCTGAGACTTGCGGTCGAGAGGGCTAAGGAGCTTGGTATTAAACACCTTGTCGTGGCGTCATCCTACGGCGATACAGCCATGAAAGCTCTTGAAATGGCCGAAGGGCTCGAAGTGGTCGTTGTGACCTACCACACTGGCTTCGTGAGGGAGGGAGAGAACACAATGCCTCCTGAGGTGGAGGAAGAGCTCAGAAAAAGGGGAGCGAAAATCGTAAGGCAGTCCCACATCCTCTCCGGCTTGGAGAGGAGCATCAGCAGGAAGCTTGGAGGAGTCAGCAGAACCGAGGCTATTGCTGAGGCTCTTCGCTCCCTCTTCGGGCATGGGCTGAAGGTCTGCGTTGAGATAACAATAATGGCCGCAGACAGCGGGGCAATACCCATTGAGGAGGTCGTTGCCGTGGGCGGGAGAAGCAGAGGAGCAGACACCGCTGTTGTCATTCGCCCGGCTCACATGAACAACTTCTTCGATGCTGAAATAAAGGAGATAATCTGCATGCCGAGGAATAAGCGTTGA
- a CDS encoding PPC domain-containing DNA-binding protein, with amino-acid sequence MKVFEFEVGKGFLLRLDYGKDLVRQIEEFLEEKGIHAAHISAIGAVRSAVIGYYDQEKKEYVKKELMEPLEILSLSGNVSMKDSKPFCHIHVLLGKDGEVYGGHLFSAEVFACEVFVLPLSGEAPERAFDEQTGLFLW; translated from the coding sequence ATGAAGGTATTCGAGTTTGAGGTAGGCAAAGGTTTCCTGCTCAGGCTGGACTACGGGAAAGATCTGGTAAGGCAGATCGAGGAATTTCTGGAGGAGAAGGGAATACATGCAGCCCACATTTCAGCGATAGGAGCGGTCAGGAGTGCTGTGATAGGCTACTATGATCAGGAGAAGAAAGAGTACGTAAAAAAGGAGTTGATGGAGCCGCTTGAAATCTTAAGTTTGTCCGGTAATGTCTCGATGAAGGATAGCAAGCCCTTCTGCCACATCCACGTTTTGCTGGGGAAGGATGGGGAGGTTTACGGAGGACATCTGTTTTCAGCGGAGGTTTTCGCCTGCGAGGTCTTCGTTCTGCCCCTGAGTGGAGAGGCTCCCGAAAGGGCTTTTGACGAGCAAACAGGGCTCTTTTTATGGTGA
- a CDS encoding DUF4870 domain-containing protein → MPSSTGLKENVAGALSYLLGPITGILFLLMEKESQFVKFHAMQSTITFAGFWVLDIALSFIPYIGVLLIPIVGLVAFITWLVCIYKAYSNEWFKLPVVGDIAEQQIGGV, encoded by the coding sequence ATGCCGAGTTCTACTGGTTTGAAGGAAAATGTTGCCGGAGCGCTGAGCTACCTGCTTGGCCCGATTACGGGTATTCTCTTCCTCTTGATGGAAAAGGAGAGCCAGTTTGTGAAGTTCCACGCCATGCAATCGACGATTACCTTTGCCGGATTCTGGGTTCTGGACATAGCTCTCTCGTTTATCCCCTACATAGGAGTGCTTTTGATTCCCATCGTGGGGTTGGTCGCCTTTATAACGTGGCTGGTGTGCATTTACAAGGCCTACAGCAACGAGTGGTTCAAGCTTCCTGTTGTAGGAGACATTGCGGAGCAGCAGATTGGAGGAGTATGA
- the pyrB gene encoding aspartate carbamoyltransferase, with amino-acid sequence MRHLISIGDLDREDINYILKKAEEFEDVARGEKKLRILEGKILGNLFFEPSTRTRMSFETAMKRLGGDVINMTAQEASSIAKGETLADTIRVVSGYCDAIVIRHPLEGAARFAAENSSVPVINAGDGAGQHPTQTLLDLYTIKKECGRLDGITIALMGDLKYSRTIHSLIKALALFDMRIYLISPEALALPEDIIEDVSAEIRRARLEEVISEIDVLYVTRIQKERFPDEEEYRKVSGSYRITAETLKSAKDSMIVMHPLPRVDEIHPSVDSTKHARYFQQSFYGVPVRMAILSEVML; translated from the coding sequence ATGAGGCACCTCATTTCTATCGGCGACCTTGATAGGGAGGACATAAACTACATTCTCAAAAAAGCTGAAGAGTTTGAGGATGTTGCGAGGGGGGAGAAAAAGCTGAGAATTCTTGAGGGCAAAATACTCGGAAACCTCTTCTTCGAGCCTTCAACAAGAACCAGAATGAGTTTTGAAACAGCGATGAAGAGGCTTGGGGGAGATGTCATCAACATGACCGCTCAGGAGGCGAGCAGCATTGCAAAGGGAGAAACGCTTGCAGACACCATCAGAGTTGTCTCTGGATACTGCGATGCTATCGTCATAAGGCACCCGCTCGAAGGAGCGGCGAGGTTTGCTGCAGAGAACTCATCCGTGCCGGTCATCAACGCAGGCGATGGAGCTGGCCAGCATCCAACCCAAACGCTCCTTGACCTCTACACCATCAAAAAGGAGTGCGGGAGGCTTGATGGTATAACCATTGCTCTTATGGGTGACCTCAAGTACTCAAGGACGATACACTCCCTGATAAAGGCCCTCGCCCTCTTTGATATGAGAATTTACCTCATCAGCCCGGAAGCACTCGCTTTACCTGAGGACATAATTGAAGATGTTAGTGCGGAAATCAGGAGGGCAAGGCTGGAGGAGGTAATCTCCGAGATAGATGTCCTTTATGTTACAAGAATACAGAAGGAGCGCTTTCCGGATGAGGAGGAGTACAGGAAGGTTTCCGGCAGCTACCGCATCACTGCGGAGACATTAAAGAGCGCCAAGGACAGCATGATTGTGATGCACCCCCTGCCGAGGGTTGACGAAATTCACCCATCCGTTGACTCCACAAAGCATGCCCGCTACTTCCAGCAGTCCTTTTACGGAGTTCCTGTGAGAATGGCGATACTCAGCGAGGTGATGCTGTGA
- the pyrI gene encoding aspartate carbamoyltransferase regulatory subunit, with amino-acid sequence MRELVVSKIKEGTVIDHINAGKALLVLKILKIQPGTDLTVSMAMNVPSSKMGKKDIVKVEGMFIRDEELNKIALISPNATINLIRDYEIERKFKVSPPEVVEGVLKCPNHACISNAEREPITPKFYIKTEEMRATARCHYCGRKIENLDNYIS; translated from the coding sequence GTGAGGGAGCTTGTTGTAAGCAAAATAAAGGAGGGGACCGTTATAGACCACATCAACGCAGGAAAAGCCCTACTTGTCTTGAAAATACTGAAAATTCAGCCCGGCACAGATTTGACGGTCTCAATGGCCATGAACGTCCCGAGCAGCAAGATGGGGAAGAAGGACATTGTCAAGGTAGAGGGGATGTTTATTCGGGATGAAGAGTTAAACAAAATCGCCCTGATTTCACCAAACGCAACAATAAACCTGATAAGAGATTACGAGATAGAGAGGAAGTTCAAGGTAAGCCCTCCTGAGGTGGTGGAGGGAGTGCTCAAATGCCCCAACCACGCCTGCATTTCCAATGCTGAAAGGGAGCCGATAACACCCAAGTTTTACATCAAAACGGAAGAAATGAGGGCAACGGCAAGGTGCCACTACTGCGGGAGGAAAATAGAAAATCTTGATAATTACATAAGCTAA
- a CDS encoding 2-amino-3,7-dideoxy-D-threo-hept-6-ulosonate synthase, producing the protein MTKIGKKIRIERIINRESRNTVIVPMDHGVSMGPIEGLKNLAETVNAVAEGGANAVVLHKGVVGFGHRGYGKDVGLIIHLSASTSLAPDPNEKVLVCTVEEAIKLGADAVSVHVNVGSKTEAYQLRKLGEISKIAGEWGMPLLAMMYPRGDGINQFDEKAVALAARVGAELGADIIKTNFTGDVESFRRVVDGCPVPVVVAGGPKMGSDEDILRMVRMAMDAGARGVAIGRNIFQANNPTKMTRAISMIVHDNADVSEALEFLKS; encoded by the coding sequence ATGACAAAGATTGGCAAGAAAATAAGAATTGAGAGAATAATTAACCGGGAAAGCAGGAATACCGTAATCGTCCCAATGGACCACGGAGTGTCTATGGGGCCGATCGAGGGGCTGAAAAATTTGGCTGAGACTGTAAATGCTGTGGCTGAGGGTGGGGCGAATGCTGTAGTTTTGCACAAGGGTGTGGTTGGCTTCGGTCATAGGGGATACGGGAAGGATGTTGGCCTAATCATCCACCTCAGTGCATCAACCTCTCTCGCTCCTGACCCGAATGAGAAGGTTCTGGTGTGCACGGTTGAGGAGGCGATAAAGCTCGGTGCTGATGCTGTAAGCGTTCACGTAAATGTGGGCAGCAAGACAGAGGCATACCAGTTGAGGAAGCTCGGGGAGATTTCGAAAATAGCCGGGGAGTGGGGAATGCCGCTGCTGGCGATGATGTACCCGAGAGGGGATGGAATCAACCAGTTCGATGAGAAGGCGGTAGCTCTCGCTGCAAGGGTAGGGGCGGAGCTTGGGGCGGACATAATCAAGACGAACTTCACCGGAGACGTGGAAAGCTTCAGGAGAGTTGTCGATGGATGTCCAGTGCCGGTTGTGGTGGCTGGGGGGCCGAAGATGGGCAGCGATGAGGACATACTCAGAATGGTCAGGATGGCAATGGATGCTGGAGCGAGGGGAGTGGCAATAGGAAGGAACATTTTCCAAGCCAATAATCCGACAAAGATGACGAGGGCAATATCTATGATAGTCCACGATAACGCTGACGTCAGCGAGGCCTTGGAGTTCCTGAAGAGTTAG
- a CDS encoding ribonuclease P protein component 4, protein MLRRDKKRESRIARERVFYLIKRAEEWKNIDYELARRYVELARKIAMRYRVRIPRELKATYCKKCLYPYKAGKFRVRVRKSRVIITCLNCGFERRIPIRPKRVNRKV, encoded by the coding sequence GTGCTCAGAAGGGACAAGAAGAGGGAGTCGAGGATTGCCAGAGAGAGGGTTTTTTACCTCATAAAAAGGGCTGAGGAGTGGAAAAACATCGACTACGAGCTTGCAAGGAGATACGTTGAGCTGGCAAGGAAAATTGCGATGAGGTACAGGGTGAGAATTCCGCGAGAGCTGAAGGCAACTTACTGCAAGAAGTGCCTCTACCCCTACAAGGCTGGGAAATTCAGAGTGAGGGTGAGGAAGAGCAGGGTTATTATCACATGCCTCAACTGCGGTTTTGAGAGGAGAATTCCCATCCGGCCCAAAAGAGTAAACCGCAAAGTTTAA
- the sepS gene encoding O-phosphoserine--tRNA ligase, with the protein MKFDPQKYRELAEKDFEAAWKAGKEILAERSPNELYPRVGFSFGKEHPLFATIQRLREAYLSIGFSEVVNPLIVEDVHVKKQFGREALAVLDRCFYLATLPKPNVGISAEKIRQIEAITKREVDSKPLQEIFHRYKKGEIDGDDLSYLIAEVLDVDDITAVKILDEVFPEFKELKPISSTLTLRSHMTTGWFITLSHIADKLPLPIKLFSIDRCFRREQGEDATRLYTYFSASCVLVDEELSVDDGKAVAEALLRQFGFENFRFRKDEKRSKYYIPDTQTEVFAFHPKLVGSSTKYSDGWIEIATFGIYSPTALAEYDIPYPVMNLGLGVERLAMILYGYDDVRKMVYPQIHGEIKLSDLDIAREIKVKEVPQTAVGLKIAQSIVETAEKHASEPSPCSFLAFEGEMMGRNVRVYVVEEEENTKLCGPAYANEVVVYKGDIYGIPKTKKWRSFFEEGVPTGIRYIDGFAYYAARKVEEAAMREQEEVKVKARIVENLSDINLYIHENVRRYILWKKGKIDVRGPLFVTVKAEIE; encoded by the coding sequence ATGAAATTCGACCCTCAGAAGTACAGAGAGCTTGCAGAGAAGGACTTCGAAGCTGCATGGAAGGCCGGAAAGGAAATTCTGGCTGAGAGAAGTCCGAACGAGCTTTATCCCAGAGTGGGTTTCAGCTTTGGTAAGGAGCACCCTCTATTTGCCACAATTCAGAGATTGAGGGAGGCTTACCTCTCCATAGGATTTTCTGAGGTTGTGAATCCGCTGATTGTTGAGGATGTCCACGTTAAAAAGCAGTTCGGAAGGGAGGCTTTGGCCGTCCTCGACAGGTGCTTCTACCTTGCCACACTCCCCAAGCCCAATGTGGGTATCTCTGCGGAGAAAATCAGGCAGATTGAGGCCATAACAAAGAGGGAGGTTGATTCAAAGCCCCTGCAGGAGATTTTCCACCGCTACAAGAAGGGTGAGATTGACGGAGACGATTTGAGCTACCTTATTGCTGAAGTTCTGGACGTTGATGACATAACTGCTGTAAAGATACTCGATGAAGTCTTTCCAGAGTTCAAGGAGCTAAAGCCAATCTCCAGCACGCTCACTCTCAGAAGCCACATGACGACTGGCTGGTTCATAACTTTGAGCCACATCGCCGACAAGCTCCCCCTACCCATCAAACTCTTCAGCATCGACCGCTGCTTCAGGAGGGAGCAGGGAGAGGATGCGACGAGGCTTTACACCTACTTCTCAGCCAGCTGTGTTCTGGTTGATGAAGAGCTCAGCGTTGATGACGGAAAGGCTGTTGCCGAGGCTCTGCTAAGGCAGTTCGGCTTCGAGAACTTCAGGTTCAGGAAGGACGAGAAGAGGAGCAAGTACTACATCCCCGACACGCAGACAGAGGTATTTGCCTTCCATCCGAAGCTCGTTGGCTCAAGTACAAAGTACAGCGACGGCTGGATTGAGATTGCCACCTTCGGCATCTACTCTCCCACGGCCCTTGCGGAGTACGACATTCCCTATCCCGTGATGAATCTCGGCTTAGGAGTGGAAAGGCTGGCAATGATTCTCTATGGCTACGACGATGTGAGGAAGATGGTTTACCCGCAGATTCATGGAGAGATTAAGCTAAGCGACCTCGACATTGCGAGGGAAATAAAGGTTAAGGAGGTCCCCCAGACTGCTGTAGGGCTGAAAATTGCCCAGAGCATTGTGGAGACGGCAGAAAAGCACGCTTCGGAGCCGAGCCCCTGCAGCTTTTTGGCATTTGAAGGGGAGATGATGGGCAGAAATGTGAGGGTTTACGTGGTTGAGGAGGAGGAGAACACGAAGCTATGCGGTCCTGCTTACGCCAACGAGGTTGTTGTTTACAAAGGGGACATCTACGGCATTCCAAAAACCAAGAAGTGGAGGAGCTTCTTTGAGGAGGGTGTGCCTACCGGCATTAGGTACATCGACGGCTTTGCCTACTATGCAGCAAGGAAGGTTGAGGAGGCTGCGATGAGGGAACAGGAGGAGGTGAAGGTGAAAGCTAGGATTGTAGAGAACCTCTCGGACATAAACCTTTACATCCACGAAAACGTCAGGAGGTACATTCTCTGGAAGAAGGGGAAGATAGACGTCAGAGGACCACTGTTCGTTACCGTTAAGGCCGAAATTGAGTAG